In one window of Maribacter sp. BPC-D8 DNA:
- the lpxK gene encoding tetraacyldisaccharide 4'-kinase, protein MQVLRKLLFPISLVYGLIVFLRNRLYDMGIFSSKSFSTKTICVGNLSVGGTGKTPMIELLVRSLGQDFQLAILSRGYKRKSEGFLLSTEDTSVEDLGDEPFQLKTKFPEITVAVDADRRNGISELENIIKPDVILLDDAFQHRKVKPDFSILLTAYDNLYVNDWYLPTGNLRDSKREASRANVIVVTKCPTDVSKQYRASIAAKMNIASDQKLLFSYLTYNTDLKGTEVTLNSLKGKKVTLVTGIANPAPLEKYLHSVGLTFEHLKYSDHHFFSDQEIAILREKECILTTEKDYVRLQSKLPKLHYIEVQHEFLEDGKAILEAALNQFMTKTS, encoded by the coding sequence ATGCAGGTGTTACGAAAACTTCTTTTTCCTATTTCATTAGTCTACGGCTTAATTGTGTTTCTTAGAAATCGCCTGTACGATATGGGTATTTTTTCTTCAAAATCGTTTTCGACAAAAACGATTTGTGTGGGTAATTTAAGTGTAGGCGGAACAGGAAAAACACCTATGATAGAATTATTAGTTCGTTCTCTTGGTCAAGACTTTCAATTGGCAATTCTAAGTAGAGGATATAAAAGAAAATCGGAAGGATTCTTACTTTCTACCGAAGATACCAGTGTAGAAGATTTGGGAGATGAACCTTTTCAACTAAAAACTAAATTCCCTGAAATTACAGTAGCGGTCGATGCCGATAGAAGAAACGGTATTAGTGAGCTTGAAAATATAATAAAGCCAGATGTCATTTTATTAGACGATGCTTTTCAGCATAGAAAAGTAAAACCAGATTTTTCTATTCTATTAACCGCATATGACAATTTGTATGTGAATGATTGGTATTTGCCAACGGGTAACTTGCGAGATTCTAAAAGGGAGGCAAGTCGTGCAAATGTGATAGTAGTAACTAAATGTCCGACAGATGTATCTAAACAATACAGAGCTTCTATAGCGGCAAAAATGAATATAGCATCTGATCAAAAGCTATTATTTAGTTATTTGACATATAATACTGATTTAAAAGGAACTGAGGTGACTTTAAATTCGTTAAAAGGGAAAAAGGTGACATTGGTAACGGGTATTGCTAATCCTGCGCCATTAGAGAAATATTTACATTCGGTGGGACTCACTTTTGAGCACTTAAAATATAGTGATCATCATTTTTTTTCTGATCAAGAGATTGCGATATTAAGAGAAAAGGAATGTATTCTAACTACAGAGAAAGACTATGTCCGTTTGCAATCTAAACTGCCTAAGTTGCACTATATTGAAGTTCAGCATGAGTTTTTAGAAGATGGTAAAGCTATTTTAGAAGCAGCATTAAATCAGTTTATGACAAAGACTTCTTAG
- a CDS encoding flavin reductase family protein has protein sequence MEHFSKEDLGKMPSRYRAHLINSCTGYKSANLLGSKSASGISNLAIFNSVVHIGSTPPMLGFILRPLTVKRNTYVNFKESGFFSVNQVNEAIIKDAHHTAASYDENISEFSKTNLTESYLDDFQAPYVKESAIKLGCSYVNEYEIKENGCLLIIGAIEHVYIPDDILHDDGWLQLDKANTVAVNGLDAYALPQLLARFAYAKPDEPSKNIV, from the coding sequence TTGGAACATTTTAGTAAAGAAGACCTAGGTAAAATGCCTAGTAGATATAGAGCTCATTTAATCAATAGTTGCACCGGTTATAAATCTGCGAACCTACTTGGTTCTAAATCTGCTAGCGGTATTAGTAATTTGGCGATTTTCAATTCTGTAGTTCATATTGGTAGTACACCACCTATGCTTGGGTTTATTCTGAGACCATTAACCGTTAAAAGAAACACCTATGTCAACTTTAAAGAAAGCGGATTCTTCTCAGTCAACCAGGTTAACGAAGCTATTATTAAAGATGCACACCATACTGCTGCTAGTTATGACGAAAATATTTCAGAGTTTTCAAAAACTAATTTAACCGAATCTTATTTAGATGATTTTCAGGCTCCGTACGTAAAAGAGAGTGCAATTAAATTAGGTTGCAGCTATGTAAACGAATATGAAATTAAAGAGAATGGATGTCTATTAATAATTGGTGCTATTGAACATGTCTACATACCAGATGACATTTTACACGATGACGGTTGGTTGCAGTTAGATAAAGCAAATACTGTTGCCGTCAATGGTTTAGATGCTTATGCCCTACCGCAGCTTTTAGCAAGATTCGCTTATGCAAAACCAGACGAACCCAGTAAAAATATAGTATAG
- a CDS encoding zinc ribbon domain-containing protein, whose protein sequence is MAKKEDSSVEAKLRALYDLQLIDSRVDEIRNVRGELPLEVEDLEDEVLGLKTRMDKLKSDLENINFEIGAKKNLIEEAKTLIKKYGEQQKNVRNSREFNSISKELEFQELEIQLAEKNIKEFKAQIDQKKAVISETKERLSEREAHLKHKKSELNAILAETEKEEKALLQESIKFQDKIEERLVKAYARIRNNVKNGLAVVPIERGAAGGSYFTIPPQVQVEIASRKKIITDEHSGRILVDPTLAEEESEKMHKMFAKL, encoded by the coding sequence ATGGCAAAAAAAGAAGATTCATCTGTAGAAGCAAAGTTAAGAGCATTATATGATTTGCAATTAATTGATTCTAGGGTTGATGAAATAAGGAATGTTCGAGGAGAACTTCCTTTAGAAGTAGAAGATTTGGAAGATGAAGTCCTTGGCCTAAAAACGAGAATGGATAAACTTAAATCTGATTTAGAAAATATCAATTTTGAAATCGGTGCTAAGAAGAACCTTATTGAAGAAGCAAAGACTTTAATTAAAAAATACGGCGAGCAGCAAAAAAATGTTCGTAACAGTAGAGAATTTAACTCTATCAGTAAAGAATTGGAGTTTCAAGAATTGGAAATTCAATTAGCTGAAAAGAATATAAAAGAATTCAAAGCTCAAATTGATCAGAAGAAAGCGGTTATTTCTGAAACTAAAGAACGTTTATCTGAACGTGAAGCTCACCTTAAGCATAAGAAAAGCGAATTGAACGCTATTCTTGCCGAAACTGAGAAAGAAGAAAAAGCGTTATTACAAGAGTCTATCAAATTTCAAGATAAAATTGAAGAGCGTTTGGTAAAGGCATATGCACGTATTCGTAACAATGTTAAGAATGGTTTAGCTGTTGTGCCAATTGAAAGAGGTGCTGCTGGTGGTTCTTACTTTACTATTCCACCTCAGGTTCAAGTTGAAATTGCTTCAAGAAAGAAGATAATTACAGATGAGCATAGTGGTCGTATTTTAGTTGACCCAACGTTAGCTGAAGAAGAAAGCGAAAAAATGCATAAAATGTTCGCTAAACTATAA
- a CDS encoding FAD-dependent oxidoreductase, whose amino-acid sequence MTQEKKNIAIIGSGLVGSLLAIYLKRYGHQITVFDRRPDIRNIEFSGRSINLAMSNRGWNALRAVGIEDEIKEIAIPLDKRAMHVIGKEQYFQKYGKDGEAIWSISRGVLNRRMIDLAEENGVEFRFEEKVWDIDLPGAKVFTGESEKGEWIEYPFDLVFGCDGAFSRVRHKMQRRSRFDYSQSFIDVGYKELTIPANADGSHKLDKNSFHIWPRGKFMFIAMPNLDGSFTCTLFMPFEGDVSFENIKTKKEAVHFFNTYFPNVMDDIENLTEDFFKNPTSAMVTMKCYPWTYWDKVALVGDSAHAVVPFYGQGMNAGFEDIFVLDEIIKELGDDWGRIFSTYQEKRKPNADAIAELSYRNFVEMSSKTADTNFLLQKKIEKHFSAKHPGKWIPAYSRVTFSNRPYAEALAEGDAQEDIMREVMKLPNIAKKWDSEEVEKLMLKLIG is encoded by the coding sequence ATGACCCAAGAAAAAAAGAACATTGCCATTATTGGCTCAGGCCTAGTAGGATCTTTGCTTGCCATTTACCTGAAAAGATACGGACATCAAATTACGGTATTCGATAGAAGACCAGATATTAGAAATATAGAATTTTCTGGTCGATCCATTAATCTTGCTATGAGCAATCGTGGCTGGAACGCTTTAAGGGCAGTAGGCATAGAAGACGAGATTAAAGAAATCGCCATACCCTTAGATAAAAGGGCGATGCATGTAATAGGGAAGGAGCAATATTTTCAAAAGTACGGTAAAGACGGCGAGGCTATTTGGTCTATTTCGCGTGGCGTTCTTAATAGGCGAATGATTGATTTGGCAGAAGAGAACGGAGTAGAGTTTCGTTTCGAAGAAAAAGTTTGGGATATAGATTTACCAGGCGCCAAAGTATTTACAGGAGAAAGTGAAAAAGGGGAGTGGATAGAATATCCGTTCGATTTAGTATTTGGTTGCGACGGAGCATTTTCGCGCGTTCGTCATAAAATGCAACGACGTAGTAGATTTGATTATTCTCAGAGTTTTATCGATGTTGGGTATAAAGAATTGACCATACCGGCAAATGCAGATGGTTCTCATAAATTAGATAAGAATTCTTTTCATATATGGCCACGTGGTAAATTTATGTTTATCGCTATGCCAAATTTAGATGGCAGTTTTACCTGTACATTATTTATGCCCTTTGAAGGTGATGTTTCATTTGAGAATATAAAGACCAAAAAAGAAGCAGTACATTTTTTCAATACCTATTTTCCGAATGTTATGGATGATATAGAGAATCTTACAGAAGATTTCTTTAAGAACCCAACGAGCGCCATGGTAACGATGAAATGCTATCCTTGGACATATTGGGACAAAGTAGCCCTTGTAGGTGACTCAGCGCATGCCGTAGTGCCATTTTACGGACAAGGAATGAACGCTGGCTTCGAAGATATTTTTGTGTTAGATGAAATTATTAAGGAATTAGGAGATGATTGGGGTCGTATTTTTTCTACCTATCAAGAAAAACGCAAGCCGAATGCAGATGCAATTGCAGAATTAAGCTACCGTAATTTTGTGGAGATGAGCAGTAAAACTGCCGACACTAATTTCTTACTACAGAAAAAAATAGAAAAGCACTTTTCGGCAAAGCATCCAGGAAAATGGATTCCTGCTTACAGTAGAGTAACATTCTCAAATAGACCCTATGCAGAAGCACTAGCAGAAGGCGATGCACAAGAAGATATTATGCGAGAAGTTATGAAATTACCAAATATAGCAAAGAAATGGGATAGTGAAGAAGTTGAAAAACTAATGCTAAAGCTAATAGGGTAA
- a CDS encoding hybrid sensor histidine kinase/response regulator translates to MKILFLNKALKILLVPIVILATTTALFSQDQIQKTDIQPYFDQARKFKNQDKIDLALETLNTAANEAEKGEDIKGLIDSLHELALLYLKIDKEGDTEFYWDRASVLLKDIAYPYGDGMHKYIEAILLHRSNRNFQALFMLNEAKQLNNDRNFYNNLLLTEAKVYLSLEKYDSASKNLNSLIVNTDLYEKEYLTTQAYLTLAELNLKIDNLSEAAKNGENALTLATANGFLEDIKNSNTLLSSVYERLGLYQKSLVNTQNLVQLKDSIFNIDKNIIEAKTADKIRDDYKTEEIARQEKKIEELTESQNRSELTAILTSAFLIIISLLAVTLYRNNQIKLKTNDLLQTKNKELQIARDGAVQAMEAKTNFLSTVSHELRTPLYAVTGLTHLLLEEDPEEHQKEHLKALKFSGDYLLNFINDILHINKIDANKLEPLNMEFNLNKVINEVINSLGQSAKANKTNLVLEYDSEIPGNLLSDPLKLSQVFMNLIGNSIKFTKGGEVKVIAKLLNKVEDDVTIYFEVKDNGIGISKEKQKSIFEGFEQGSIQINREYGGTGLGLTIVKSLLSLFESKIELESALDEGSSFFFEIRMKSIDSTTEDIPFEITPKDYDFKGLHLLIVEDNKINQVITKKMLSKREMTSDIANNGHEAVTAAQENVYDAILMDIHMPGISGEEATIQIRKFNQDTPIIALTAISLDDSLESFYAAGCDDVVTKPFKPEVFYQKIGENIFDKRPKKSLS, encoded by the coding sequence TTGAAGATTTTATTTTTAAATAAAGCACTTAAAATTTTACTAGTCCCCATTGTAATTTTGGCGACTACCACTGCCCTATTCTCACAAGATCAAATTCAAAAAACTGATATACAACCTTATTTCGATCAAGCAAGAAAATTCAAGAATCAAGATAAAATTGATCTTGCGCTTGAAACACTAAATACAGCTGCGAATGAAGCTGAAAAAGGTGAAGATATTAAAGGTCTTATCGATAGTTTACACGAATTAGCATTACTCTACTTAAAGATTGATAAAGAAGGTGATACCGAGTTTTACTGGGATCGCGCGAGTGTTCTATTAAAAGATATCGCATACCCTTATGGTGATGGTATGCACAAGTATATTGAAGCTATTCTTTTACATAGAAGTAACAGAAACTTTCAAGCATTATTTATGCTGAATGAAGCTAAACAATTAAATAACGATCGTAATTTCTATAACAATCTGTTATTAACCGAAGCAAAGGTATATCTCAGTTTAGAGAAATATGATAGTGCCTCTAAAAATTTAAATTCCCTTATTGTAAACACAGATCTTTACGAAAAAGAATATCTTACCACCCAGGCGTATCTAACGCTAGCTGAATTAAATTTGAAAATCGATAATTTATCTGAGGCTGCAAAAAATGGTGAGAACGCCCTAACGCTTGCTACTGCCAACGGTTTTTTAGAAGACATTAAAAATTCGAATACGTTATTATCTTCTGTATACGAAAGACTTGGTTTATACCAAAAGTCTCTTGTAAACACGCAAAATTTGGTACAATTAAAAGATTCGATTTTCAATATTGATAAAAATATAATTGAAGCCAAAACAGCAGATAAAATCAGGGACGATTATAAGACTGAAGAGATTGCACGCCAAGAGAAAAAAATAGAAGAGCTTACCGAATCTCAAAACAGATCTGAACTTACAGCTATTTTAACTTCTGCATTTTTAATTATTATTTCATTGTTGGCAGTTACGCTTTATAGAAATAACCAGATAAAGTTAAAAACTAACGATCTTTTACAGACCAAAAACAAAGAACTACAAATTGCTCGTGATGGTGCCGTACAAGCTATGGAAGCGAAAACGAATTTCCTTTCTACTGTAAGTCACGAACTTAGAACTCCGCTGTACGCTGTTACCGGCTTAACCCATCTTCTATTAGAAGAAGACCCAGAGGAGCATCAAAAAGAACATTTAAAGGCGCTAAAATTTTCTGGAGATTACTTACTTAACTTTATTAATGACATTCTACACATCAATAAAATTGATGCTAATAAATTAGAACCCCTAAACATGGAGTTCAACCTTAATAAGGTGATTAATGAAGTAATTAATTCTTTAGGACAAAGTGCAAAGGCGAATAAGACAAACTTAGTTTTAGAATATGATTCTGAAATACCAGGTAATTTACTGAGCGACCCACTAAAACTTTCTCAAGTTTTCATGAATTTGATTGGTAACTCCATCAAATTTACAAAAGGTGGTGAGGTAAAGGTTATTGCCAAATTATTGAATAAAGTCGAAGATGATGTTACCATCTATTTTGAAGTTAAAGATAATGGTATCGGCATCTCAAAAGAAAAGCAAAAAAGTATTTTTGAAGGATTTGAACAAGGCTCTATTCAGATTAACAGAGAGTATGGTGGTACCGGTTTAGGTCTTACCATTGTAAAAAGTCTACTAAGCTTATTTGAAAGTAAAATTGAGCTTGAAAGTGCATTAGACGAAGGCAGTTCTTTCTTCTTCGAAATTAGGATGAAGAGCATTGACAGTACAACTGAAGATATTCCTTTTGAAATTACACCTAAAGATTATGATTTTAAAGGGCTGCATTTACTAATTGTTGAGGATAACAAAATAAACCAAGTTATCACTAAAAAGATGCTCTCTAAAAGAGAAATGACCAGTGATATTGCCAACAATGGTCATGAAGCAGTCACTGCCGCTCAAGAGAATGTATATGATGCCATACTTATGGATATTCATATGCCTGGCATTAGTGGTGAAGAAGCGACCATTCAAATTAGAAAATTCAATCAAGATACTCCCATAATTGCCTTAACAGCTATTTCATTAGATGATAGTTTAGAGAGTTTCTATGCCGCAGGTTGTGACGACGTAGTTACGAAACCATTTAAGCCTGAAGTTTTTTACCAAAAGATAGGGGAGAATATTTTTGACAAAAGACCTAAGAAGTCTTTGTCATAA
- a CDS encoding Nif3-like dinuclear metal center hexameric protein → MTVKDITKILEDSAPLSYAEDFDNVGLLVGNASAEVSGVLVTLDTLENVVDEAIAKKCNLIVSFHPIIFGGLKKITGKNYVERVVIKAIKNDIAIYSNHTALDNARHGVNAKICEVLGLSNTKILIPQKNTIKKLTTYIPNDNLEEVKNALFTAGAGDIGNYSDCSFTVEGNGTYKGNADANPTKGSIGTTHTENEVMLTCVFGKNEESAVVNALLSSHPYEEVAYDIQTIENTNQYIGMGMVGEMDKELSETAFLDHLKLKMNAKLVRHSNFLNKPVKKVAVLGGSGSFAIGAAKAAGADVFVTADLKYHQFYEAENQIVLADIGHFETEQFTKNLLVDYLTKKIPNFAIHLSESITNPINYF, encoded by the coding sequence ATGACTGTAAAAGACATCACCAAAATATTAGAGGACTCCGCTCCTTTAAGCTATGCCGAAGATTTTGACAACGTAGGATTGTTAGTTGGTAACGCTTCTGCAGAAGTCAGCGGAGTACTTGTTACTCTAGATACTTTAGAAAATGTTGTCGATGAAGCCATTGCTAAAAAATGTAATTTAATTGTAAGTTTTCATCCTATTATTTTCGGGGGACTAAAAAAAATTACCGGTAAAAATTATGTGGAACGTGTAGTTATCAAAGCGATTAAAAACGACATTGCCATATATTCTAACCATACGGCTCTTGACAATGCTCGACATGGTGTTAATGCTAAAATCTGTGAGGTTTTAGGCTTATCGAACACCAAGATATTGATTCCTCAAAAAAATACGATTAAAAAACTAACTACCTATATCCCTAACGATAATCTAGAAGAAGTAAAAAATGCACTTTTTACTGCTGGTGCAGGTGATATTGGCAATTATTCTGATTGTAGTTTTACGGTTGAAGGTAATGGCACCTATAAAGGGAATGCAGATGCGAACCCTACAAAGGGAAGTATTGGCACAACGCATACAGAAAATGAAGTAATGCTTACCTGTGTATTTGGTAAGAACGAAGAATCTGCTGTAGTTAATGCTTTATTGTCTTCTCACCCATATGAAGAAGTAGCTTATGACATACAAACTATAGAAAATACCAACCAATATATTGGTATGGGTATGGTGGGCGAAATGGATAAAGAGCTTTCAGAAACAGCGTTTTTGGACCATTTAAAGCTTAAAATGAATGCTAAATTGGTACGACACTCTAATTTTTTAAATAAACCAGTAAAAAAAGTAGCCGTACTTGGTGGCAGTGGTTCATTTGCCATTGGCGCAGCAAAAGCAGCCGGAGCAGACGTATTTGTTACCGCAGACCTTAAATACCACCAATTTTATGAGGCTGAAAACCAAATAGTTTTGGCAGATATAGGACACTTTGAAACTGAGCAGTTTACAAAAAACCTTTTAGTTGATTATCTTACGAAAAAAATTCCTAATTTTGCAATCCATTTATCGGAAAGTATAACAAATCCCATCAATTATTTTTAA
- a CDS encoding DUF4174 domain-containing protein has protein sequence MKSLKIIFIFIMMYSFNMEAQDLSDYKWKNRIIILYENDTNITDVKSALEIIDNNASKFTERALLVFVYKDNLLYSVDRKPTEIKKSEILPETYDGYILIGKDGGIKSKTTYPFNLEKLLDLIDSMPMRKSEMRYNK, from the coding sequence ATGAAATCTCTAAAAATCATTTTCATTTTTATTATGATGTATAGTTTTAATATGGAAGCTCAAGATTTATCGGACTACAAATGGAAAAATAGAATTATAATTCTTTATGAAAACGATACTAACATTACCGATGTAAAGTCTGCCTTAGAAATTATCGATAACAATGCCTCTAAATTTACTGAAAGAGCTCTTCTTGTTTTCGTTTACAAAGACAATCTATTATATAGCGTTGATAGAAAACCTACAGAAATAAAAAAATCAGAGATACTGCCAGAAACATACGATGGTTATATTTTAATAGGAAAGGATGGCGGAATTAAATCTAAAACCACATACCCATTTAACCTAGAAAAATTGCTTGACTTAATAGATAGTATGCCAATGCGCAAAAGCGAAATGAGGTATAATAAGTAA
- a CDS encoding DUF2256 domain-containing protein yields MAHKKVNLETKICATCNKPFSWRKKWARNWDDVKYCGEKCRRNKLKTEIHE; encoded by the coding sequence GTGGCACATAAAAAAGTAAATCTTGAAACTAAAATTTGCGCTACTTGTAATAAACCTTTCTCATGGCGCAAGAAATGGGCACGCAATTGGGACGATGTAAAGTACTGCGGAGAAAAATGTAGACGTAATAAACTTAAAACCGAAATTCATGAATAA
- a CDS encoding DASH family cryptochrome produces the protein MNNLIWFRNDLRVRDNSSLVEAMKGNKVIGFYCFESSFFETDEFGFKRTEKYRAKFLLETVQQLKAELEKLNIPLFVYHGNSADYLPSLIEKHTIDTIFLQKEWTRDELVILNDVKKKVPSEVKFKEVYDQFLYHPNDIPFDDFTSIPNIFTNFRKKCEAICKVRPIAELPTKLSDENLVVNDTEIPTFKELGFTNFSTHTNSAFPFKGGELEALKRVQNYFWETNKLGFYKKTRNGLIGVDYSSKLSAWLANGSISPRIIYWEVKKFEREIIKNQDTYWLIFELIWRDYFKYVSLKHHDAIFKLGGILNTTYDPRTNEKDKHTWINGLTKEPFVNANMKELLETGWMSNRGRQNVASFWSKELEQDWRIGATYFESMLIDYDVHSNWGNWMYASGVGNDPRNRKFNIKGQAERYDAAGKYQRLWLQETLF, from the coding sequence ATGAATAATTTAATCTGGTTTAGAAACGACCTACGTGTTCGTGATAATTCTTCTCTGGTAGAAGCTATGAAAGGCAATAAGGTTATCGGCTTTTACTGTTTTGAATCTTCATTCTTTGAAACTGATGAATTCGGATTCAAAAGGACAGAAAAATACAGAGCAAAATTTCTGCTAGAAACTGTACAGCAACTAAAAGCAGAACTTGAAAAACTAAATATTCCGCTTTTTGTTTATCACGGTAATTCTGCAGATTACTTACCTAGTCTAATAGAGAAGCATACAATCGATACTATCTTCTTGCAAAAAGAATGGACAAGAGATGAGCTTGTGATATTGAACGACGTAAAGAAAAAAGTACCTTCTGAAGTCAAATTCAAGGAGGTGTATGATCAATTTTTATATCACCCAAATGATATCCCTTTTGATGACTTTACATCTATACCCAATATTTTTACAAACTTCAGAAAAAAGTGTGAAGCTATTTGCAAAGTAAGACCTATTGCCGAACTACCTACTAAATTATCTGATGAAAACTTAGTGGTAAATGATACTGAAATTCCCACTTTTAAAGAACTCGGCTTCACAAATTTCTCTACACATACTAATTCTGCTTTTCCTTTTAAAGGAGGAGAATTAGAGGCGCTCAAGAGAGTTCAAAATTACTTTTGGGAAACTAATAAACTAGGTTTTTATAAGAAAACGAGAAACGGATTAATTGGTGTCGACTATAGTTCTAAATTATCTGCTTGGTTAGCAAATGGCAGTATCTCGCCAAGAATAATTTACTGGGAAGTAAAAAAATTCGAACGTGAAATCATTAAAAATCAAGATACGTATTGGTTAATTTTTGAATTGATTTGGAGGGATTATTTTAAATATGTTTCGCTAAAACACCATGATGCAATTTTTAAGTTAGGAGGAATTCTAAATACTACTTATGATCCGAGAACCAATGAAAAAGATAAACATACTTGGATCAATGGTTTAACTAAAGAACCCTTTGTAAATGCCAACATGAAAGAACTATTAGAAACCGGATGGATGAGTAATAGAGGTAGACAAAATGTGGCTAGCTTTTGGTCTAAAGAACTAGAGCAAGATTGGCGAATTGGTGCCACATATTTTGAAAGTATGCTAATAGATTATGATGTACACAGCAATTGGGGAAATTGGATGTACGCTAGCGGAGTAGGTAATGATCCCAGAAACAGAAAATTTAATATCAAAGGTCAAGCTGAAAGGTATGACGCTGCAGGTAAGTATCAAAGGTTATGGTTACAAGAGACCTTATTCTAA
- a CDS encoding cryptochrome/photolyase family protein — translation MKIVRLILGDQLNQNHSWFSSVNNDITYVMAEMRQETDYVKHHIQKVTAFFLAMRSFKEDLSAKGHSFMYYQLDDKNNPQDLEQIISNTIAETNADKFEYQLPDEYRLDQQLQQICSSLDIAHDHYDTEHFYTTRSELQDFYKGKKQMVMESFYRMMRKKHDIMVQNDQPEGGKWNYDQSNRNKWKGQPPIPKEKEFIKNVDEIIELLKNTNVQTMGSIDSESFAWPVTREECLSTLDYFCKQLLPHFGDYQDAMHDDEKFLFHSRLSFAMNAKILSPKEVMAAVLDHFYDKTTDINISQVEGFIRQILGWREYMRGIYWKEMPQYKQLNTLKNTNKLPGFFWTGDTKMNCLKKAIGQSLDASYAHHIQRLMVIGNFSLLTQIDPDEVDKWYLGVYIDAIEWVEITNTRGMSQFADGGIVATKPYVSSANYINKMSNYCGNCHYSHTKKIGEKACPFNALYWNFLSEKREHFKDNQRMNMMMALLNKMDGNKLAEIQERAAHIIENLDTI, via the coding sequence ATGAAAATAGTACGCTTAATTTTAGGTGACCAATTAAATCAAAATCATTCGTGGTTTTCCTCAGTAAATAATGACATCACTTATGTGATGGCTGAAATGAGGCAAGAGACCGATTATGTAAAACATCATATTCAAAAAGTGACCGCCTTCTTTCTCGCAATGCGAAGTTTTAAAGAAGACCTTTCTGCAAAAGGGCATAGTTTCATGTATTATCAACTAGATGATAAAAACAATCCTCAAGATTTAGAGCAAATTATTTCAAACACAATAGCCGAAACTAATGCCGATAAATTTGAGTATCAACTACCAGACGAATATAGGCTTGACCAGCAGCTACAACAAATTTGTAGTTCTTTAGATATCGCTCATGATCATTACGATACCGAGCATTTTTATACGACCCGGTCTGAACTACAAGATTTCTATAAAGGTAAAAAGCAAATGGTCATGGAAAGCTTTTATAGAATGATGCGTAAAAAGCACGACATAATGGTGCAAAATGACCAACCGGAAGGTGGAAAATGGAATTACGACCAAAGCAATAGAAATAAATGGAAAGGGCAACCACCTATACCCAAAGAAAAAGAATTCATTAAAAATGTAGATGAAATCATTGAGCTTCTTAAGAATACCAATGTGCAAACAATGGGTAGCATAGATTCAGAATCGTTTGCATGGCCAGTAACAAGAGAAGAATGTTTAAGCACATTAGACTATTTCTGCAAACAACTTTTACCGCATTTTGGCGATTACCAAGATGCGATGCATGATGACGAGAAGTTTCTTTTTCATTCTAGATTATCTTTTGCCATGAATGCTAAAATACTATCACCTAAAGAGGTTATGGCTGCTGTTTTAGACCATTTTTATGATAAAACTACCGATATTAATATCTCTCAGGTGGAAGGATTTATCAGGCAAATTTTGGGCTGGAGAGAATATATGAGGGGAATCTACTGGAAAGAAATGCCTCAGTACAAACAATTAAACACCTTAAAAAACACTAATAAATTACCAGGTTTCTTCTGGACGGGCGATACAAAAATGAATTGCCTAAAAAAAGCTATTGGGCAAAGTTTAGATGCCTCGTATGCTCATCATATTCAACGCCTTATGGTTATTGGTAATTTTTCTTTACTGACACAAATAGACCCCGACGAAGTAGATAAATGGTATTTAGGGGTTTATATAGACGCCATAGAATGGGTTGAAATTACCAATACTAGAGGTATGAGCCAGTTTGCCGATGGCGGTATCGTAGCAACAAAACCTTATGTAAGCAGCGCTAATTACATCAACAAAATGAGTAATTATTGCGGCAATTGCCACTATAGCCATACCAAGAAAATTGGTGAAAAAGCATGCCCTTTTAACGCTCTTTATTGGAATTTTCTATCTGAAAAAAGAGAACATTTTAAAGACAATCAACGTATGAATATGATGATGGCACTTTTGAATAAAATGGACGGGAACAAGCTTGCAGAAATTCAAGAAAGAGCTGCTCATATTATTGAAAATCTAGACACAATTTAA